The Clostridium sp. DL-VIII DNA window CCACATAAACTCATATTCCTCCTATTTATAATTTTCCCATGGCCAAGGCTGATCAACCCATGCTTTTGGATTTTCTACAAAAGCTGAACCGAAATTTGTTAAAGGGCCACAATTTTTTTCATATTCATTAATTAAGCTAGTCAATTTACAAGATACTTTGGAATAATCTTCTCTAGCATTCTTATCTTCTGGAAAATTATCAAGGAATAAATTTAGCTCTACGGCACAAAACTGATATATCATTATACTATTTAACATATCTCTCGGACTCATATACTATCACCTCTCATATTTAATTTTTTTATATTCATAGTTGGGCATATAGCCTTTTTCACAGCCGTATTCACAGTCGTGATCATGGTGATGGTGATCGTGGTATGGTCTATATAGATCTTTAAATATTGTTCCTTTAGAAAATCCTTCTTTGCAAGAAAAGAGATTTTCATATTTTTGAGGTAATATATATGCACGAGCATATTCTTTTTGTTTACACATACAGTCATCATGTCTGTACATAAGGGGTTCACTCCTTCATTAGTGGCTTACTTACTTAATAATTAATTTATGCATGATGTGAAATTATTGTGATAAATAAAAAGGAGAATTTTGGATTTTTTTGCAGATGATTGTTATATAAAGTTATATAAGATAACTAGTTTAATTATATAGGACCTTATCCAAGTATTTTACTTAAAACTTGACAAATAACATTTATAGATATAAGGTCAACACATGAGTAAGATTTTAGAATTTCCTGTTCAGAGATTATATACAATGGTATTAGAAAATAAATTATTATGAGAGTAGGAGAATATTATGAAAAAATTACTGGTTGTGATTGATTATCAAAAAGATTTTGTTGATGGTGCATTGGGATTTAAGAAGGCTGAGACTTTAGAAGAAGGAATATATATAAAAGTGAAAAAGTACTTAGACAATGACAATAAGGTATTATTTACTTATGACACTCATTTTGAGAATTACTTGGAAACAAGGGAAGGAAAAAGCTTGCCAGTTCCACATTGTTATATTCATACTGATGGGCATGAATTATATGGGAAATTGAAGGAATTTGTGGGATCTGAAAATACTATGCATTATAATAAGAGTGCTTTTGGAATAGCTCCAAAAGATATGCTTAAAATAGCGTCAGAACTTGGAGAAGATTTGGATGAAATAGAATTTGTAGGTGTTGTAACTAATATGTGTGTTATAAGCAATGTTATAATATTTCAAGCTCAATATATAAATGCTAATTTGACTGTCGATGGAACACTTTGCGCAAGCTTTGACGAAAGTTTGCATAATAAGGCTCTAGACGTTATAGAAGCACTTAGTGTAAAGGTAATAAGATAATATCATTAATAAATATAAAACTCTAACTATATATCTTAACCTTATGCAGTCCGGCTATTTATTTTAATAAAACATTAAAATAAATAGCCTTTTTAATTTGTGACAATAAGTATATTATAATAGGTGAATACAGAAAAAATAGGTGATTAATTAGAGTTGTGTAAGGAGATTAGTATGGACGATAAAATAGTTGAAAAATATTATGATTGGTTTAATTCATATGTTAAGAAATTTTACGGAGAAGATAGTGTAGTAAATCAAAATATAGAGCTTAAAGCGAAACATACTTTGAACGTTGCAAAACATTGTGTGAATATAGCTAAGTCTCTAAATTTATCAGAAGATGAAATTAACACAGCAGAAATAATAGGTTTATTTCATGATGTAGGGCGATTTGAACAATTTAAAACATATAAAACATTTAAGGATTTTATATCTGTAAATCACGCATCTCTTGGAATTAAGGTTTTAAAAGAAAACAAGGTATTAGATGAGTTAAAAGAATGGAGGAAAAAAACTATTATGAAGGCTATAGGTCTTCATAATACGAAGGAACTACCAGAAGCATTAAATGAAGAAGATAAGGTGTTTTGTAAACTGATTAGAGATGCTGATAAGCTGGATATCTTTAGAATAATTGCTGAATATGAGCAAGAGCGAAAAGAGAATCCCAATCCTGCTTTGGATAATTTACCTTTTACATCAGGTTATAATAGTGAATTTTTAGAAGATATTCTCTCTGGAAAAAGAATTAGCAATTCTTCATTAAAAAATTATAATGATAGGAAATTATATGAATTAAGTTGGATAAAAGATTTGAATTATTTTGCTTCTTTTAATTATATAAGAGAGAAAAAAGTTTTAAAAATATTAATTAACTGTTTGCCAGAAAATGAAGAGATTAATCACATTTATGAGCATCTTAAGCAATATATAGAAAAATTTAGTGTGAAAAAAGAAAAAATCTAAAGTTATCTAGTAGAAGGTATTAATACTACTTTTGTTAACATTTTAATAGATTATAATTTGTGGTATTGGTTAATATATTACTGCCAAGCAAAATTTATTAAATTTAAGGGAGGTAGATATATATGTCTAATAATAGTGGAAGAAACAGAACATTAATACCAGAAGCAAAACAAGGTTTAAATTCTTTAAAAACTGAGGTGGCTTCAGAAATAGGATTAAGTAACTATGAGAGCACAGATAAAGGAAACCTTTCTTCAAGACAAAATGGAAGCGTTGGCGGTTTCATGGTTAAACACATGATTGAAAGCTATGAACAAGGCTTAAAATAATAAGTAAGCTAAAAACATAGCGAATAACTATTTCTCCAAAGGCTGTGATTCCTTTCCTCACAGTTAATAAAGGCTAGTAGGATATATATATTATAATAGTATATTTGTTCTACTGGCTTTTTATATTTAAAATAAGTATTTTACAGAACGGCATCTATTAAAATTAAGAAGTTATTTTAATGATAATTTATAATGTTAGATACTCTCTATTTTAATTGTTTGACAAAATATATTTAAGAGTATATAATTTATTTCGAAAGCGAAATATTCGATAGTGAAATATTCTAAATCGAAATAAATTCTAGGGAGTGGGGAATATGGAAAGTATTAATGAAAGCATAGAAGTCGCAAGGTTATTTCAAGAAGTAATGGGTTTATTCAGAAATAATATGAAGAAAATAATTAAAGGAACTGGTATGTCAATGCCTCAAGGTATGATTATGGGGCTTTTAGCTCACAATAAAAAAATGAAGGTCACAGAATTAAGTAATCATCTTCATTTATCAAACAGTACAGTATCCGGACTTATAGATAAGCTTGAAGCACAAGAAATGGTTATTAGAGAACGAAGTGAAGAAGACAAAAGAGTTGTGTATGTGAGTATATCCCCTAAATCTGAAGAGCTATATAAAAATTTTCATAAAAAGATAGAAAAGAATATTGAAAATATATTAAGCAAGGGAAACACAGAAGAACTTAATAAAATTTTTGAAGGATTATATATTTTAAAAAAGCTTTTAAACGAGCAGGAAAAAGAATAATAATTAAAGGAGAAAGCGCTAATGATAAAATTGTTCAAATTTTTAAAACAATATGCAATTCATATAACAATAATAGTTTTATTAACTTTTACACAAGTACTTGCAAACTTGTATTTGCCTACACTGATGGCGGATATAGTTGATAAAGGAATTGTTCAAAAGGACGTAGTTCAAACTATCTCATTTTGGGGCTATACTGGAGAATATAAGGGAGTAGATTATATTTTAAGGATAGGAGCAATTATGCTGCTTGTTTCTTTAGGCGGTGCAATTTGTTCAATTGTCTCTTCATTTCTATCATCAAGAACAGCTATAGGATTTGCAAGAATAATTCGTAATAAGTTATTTGCAAAGGTTGAAAGTTTTTCACTACATGAATTTGATAAACTTGGAACAGCAACTTTAATAACAAGAACAACAAATGATGTTACGCAAGTTCAATCAGTGATGGTTATGATGTTTTCAATTATGCTTTTTGCACCATTAACAGCTTTAGGCGGAGTTTTTATGGCCTTAAGAGAAGATAAAACTTTGACATGGATATTTGCGGTAGTAATTCCACTACTTGCAATTATCATTTTACTTACTCTAAAATTTGCAATGCCTCTATTTAAATTGATGCAGGTTAAAATAGATAAGTTAAATTTAGTATTACGTGAGCATCTTACAGGAATTAGAGTAGTTCGTGCTTTTAATCGTATTAATACTGAAAAAGTTAGATTTGATGATGCAAATAGAGATTTAATGGATAATGCTATAAAGGTAAATAAAATAATGGCAATTTTAATGCCAATAATGATGCTTATAATGAATGTTACAACAGTTTCAGTAATTTGGTTTGGAAGCATAAGAATAGATTCAGGAAGCATGGAAGTTGGTTCGTTAATAGCATTTATGCAATATGGAATGCAGATTTTATTTGGATTTTTAATGCTTGGTATGGTATTTATAATGATTCCAAGAGCACAAGCTTCAGCAGTTAGAATAAATGAAGTATTAGACATGAAATCGGAAATTTTAGATCCAGAAAAGCCAGTGATAAATGAAAATGAAGGTGGTTATGTTGAATTTAAAGATGTAAGCTTTAGATATCCAGGTGCGGAACAAGATGCTATTAGTAATATATCATTTAGTGCTAAGCCTGGAGAAGTAACAGCTATAATAGGCGGTACTGGTTCTGGAAAATCAACATTAATAAATATGATACCGCGTTTTTATGATGTAACTAATGGAGAAGTTCTTGTAGATGGTATTGATGTTAGACAGAT harbors:
- a CDS encoding alpha/beta-type small acid-soluble spore protein, encoding MSNNSGRNRTLIPEAKQGLNSLKTEVASEIGLSNYESTDKGNLSSRQNGSVGGFMVKHMIESYEQGLK
- a CDS encoding isochorismatase family protein yields the protein MKKLLVVIDYQKDFVDGALGFKKAETLEEGIYIKVKKYLDNDNKVLFTYDTHFENYLETREGKSLPVPHCYIHTDGHELYGKLKEFVGSENTMHYNKSAFGIAPKDMLKIASELGEDLDEIEFVGVVTNMCVISNVIIFQAQYINANLTVDGTLCASFDESLHNKALDVIEALSVKVIR
- a CDS encoding MarR family transcriptional regulator, with protein sequence MESINESIEVARLFQEVMGLFRNNMKKIIKGTGMSMPQGMIMGLLAHNKKMKVTELSNHLHLSNSTVSGLIDKLEAQEMVIRERSEEDKRVVYVSISPKSEELYKNFHKKIEKNIENILSKGNTEELNKIFEGLYILKKLLNEQEKE
- a CDS encoding spore coat protein CotJB is translated as MSPRDMLNSIMIYQFCAVELNLFLDNFPEDKNAREDYSKVSCKLTSLINEYEKNCGPLTNFGSAFVENPKAWVDQPWPWENYK
- a CDS encoding ABC transporter ATP-binding protein, with the protein product MIKLFKFLKQYAIHITIIVLLTFTQVLANLYLPTLMADIVDKGIVQKDVVQTISFWGYTGEYKGVDYILRIGAIMLLVSLGGAICSIVSSFLSSRTAIGFARIIRNKLFAKVESFSLHEFDKLGTATLITRTTNDVTQVQSVMVMMFSIMLFAPLTALGGVFMALREDKTLTWIFAVVIPLLAIIILLTLKFAMPLFKLMQVKIDKLNLVLREHLTGIRVVRAFNRINTEKVRFDDANRDLMDNAIKVNKIMAILMPIMMLIMNVTTVSVIWFGSIRIDSGSMEVGSLIAFMQYGMQILFGFLMLGMVFIMIPRAQASAVRINEVLDMKSEILDPEKPVINENEGGYVEFKDVSFRYPGAEQDAISNISFSAKPGEVTAIIGGTGSGKSTLINMIPRFYDVTNGEVLVDGIDVRQMSQESIRAKIGFVPQKTVLFSGTIAENIKYGKDDASVEEIRHAAAVAQAADFINGMEDGYDHIIAQGGTNVSGGQKQRLSIARALVRKPEIYVFDDSFSALDFKTDAKLRAALKNETSKSTVIIVAQRVATVMDADRIMVLDEGKIAGIGTHKELLNSCKVYSEIVSSQLSEEELS
- a CDS encoding HD domain-containing protein, with product MDDKIVEKYYDWFNSYVKKFYGEDSVVNQNIELKAKHTLNVAKHCVNIAKSLNLSEDEINTAEIIGLFHDVGRFEQFKTYKTFKDFISVNHASLGIKVLKENKVLDELKEWRKKTIMKAIGLHNTKELPEALNEEDKVFCKLIRDADKLDIFRIIAEYEQERKENPNPALDNLPFTSGYNSEFLEDILSGKRISNSSLKNYNDRKLYELSWIKDLNYFASFNYIREKKVLKILINCLPENEEINHIYEHLKQYIEKFSVKKEKI